From the Daphnia magna isolate NIES linkage group LG3, ASM2063170v1.1, whole genome shotgun sequence genome, one window contains:
- the LOC123470504 gene encoding uncharacterized protein LOC123470504 isoform X1, protein MPMPRILHRYGSSFNKGEFQGIYPSLALEPGPINYPLLFQVVSNQQPDYLGKPTELLYMIPENWMDNRCQFFLYPPPDFTVLGLPPWSWGLINYKRRRYPEQQFVEYDIMDTITENGPVSFEEAQQQLNEINLSLASSGTSGVLPSSESQINFETQDLFREDPDQANSYHSILDISQSHSSASFVTSSPNISKKSSSRKQTSGSTRFPTVAKRPITSTAATRSNKRNPSSSSPSQGLNNETMVSITAITRTPTEGRSSPAQVQPGSSSRSNTRHSPPLQGARVSKEKATTVLSVRTESPVANQIPLAVVVEKYVCTDKVEWRKEMLRQNMVTHALLRDLILQKRLISKVLQTFLTRFTQKVEKEVKLPLNQFEEIEALNTALLDMELSVSLCAIQIDKLCLLKTELLICKSLFVSLLSAQLPHKIQWKKRGQDRRPGFGHLTNFVAVFGVVVMAIFETHKKQTNISKIITAVQTARRFHAAQYQKYLNTDDEANDEDVGGEGERPRVDVQTISEIESRVNQILKSLEVYSDTQA, encoded by the exons ATGCCTATGCCGAGAATTCTGCATAGG TACGGTAGCTCTTTCAACAAAGGGGAATTCCAAGGGATTTATCCTTCCTTGGCTTTGGAACCTGGTCCTATCAATTATCCCCTCCTGTTTCAAGTGGTCTCAAATCAGCAGCCTGACTATCTTGGCAAGCCAACTGAGCTGCTTTACATGATCCCGGAGAACTGGATGGACAATCGTTGCCAATTCTTCTTGTACCCGCCACCTGATTTCACCGTTCTGGGACTGCCACCATGGAGTTGGGGTCTGATCAATTACAAACGACGGCGCTATCCAGAACAACAATTTGTGGAATACGATATTATGGACACCATCACTGAAAACGGCCCCG TGTCTTTTGAGGAAGCCCAGCAACAGCtcaatgaaataaatttaagtCTAGCTTCATCAGGAACATCAGGGGTGTTGCCTAGTTCGGAATCtcaaatcaattttgaaaCTCAAGATCTGTTTCGTGAGGACCCTG ATCAGGCCAATTCATATCATAGCATCCTGGATATATCACAGTCACATTCCTCAGCCTCATTTGTGACTAGTTCCCCCAACATCTCTAAAAAGTCAAGCTCGAGAAAACAAACATCTGGTAGCACTCGATTTCCGACGGTTGCAAAGAGACCCATTACGTCAACAGCCGCGACTCGGAGTAACAAACGAAATCCAAGCAGCTCATCACCATCACAGGGTCTCAATAATGAAACCATGGTGTCTATTACAGCAATTACCAGGACCCCCACTGAAGGAAGAAGCTCACCAGCCCAAGTGCAGCCTGGTTCCAGTAGCAGATCTAACACACGTCACAGTCCACCTTTACAAGGGGCAAGGGTCAGTAAAGAGAAAGCAACGACCGTTTTGTCTGTTAGAACCGAGTCTCCCGTTGCCAACCAAATCCCACTGGCCGTAGTAGTAGAAAAATATGTTTGCACTGACAAAGTTGaatggagaaaagaaatgttgcGACAGAATATGGTAACACACGCTCTCCTTAGAGATTTGATCCTCCAAAAGCGACTTATTTCAAAAGTGCTGCAAACATTCTTGACACGGTTCACTCAAAAAGTAGAAAAGGAAGTTAAGTTGCCCCTTAATCAATTTGAGGAAATTGAAGCGTTAAATACTGCTCTATTGGATATGGAACTCAGCGTAAGCCTC TGTGCAATCCAAATTGATAAGTTATGTTTGTTGAAAACGGAACTTCTGATTTGCAAATCACTTTTTGTCTCTCTTCTTTCTGCCCAACTGCCCCACAAAATCCaatggaaaaaaagaggacaagaCCGACGTCCTGGATTTGGACATTTAACCAATTTCGTCGCCGTATTTGGAG ttgTGGTCATGGCCATTTTTGAAACTCATAAGAAGCAAACAAACATCAGCAAGATTATTACAGCAGTGCAAACTGCGCGTAGGTTCCATGCAGCTCAATACCAGAAATACCTGAATACCGACGACGAAGCAAATGACGAAGATGTCGGTGGCGAAGGTGAACGTCCAAGGGTTGATGTGCAGACTATATCAGAAATTGAATCACGAGTGAATCAGATTCTAAAATCTCTGGAAGTGTATTCTGACACACAAGCCTAA
- the LOC123470504 gene encoding uncharacterized protein LOC123470504 isoform X2, which produces MPMPRILHRYGSSFNKGEFQGIYPSLALEPGPINYPLLFQVVSNQQPDYLGKPTELLYMIPENWMDNRCQFFLYPPPDFTVLGLPPWSWGLINYKRRRYPEQQFVEYDIMDTITENGPVSFEEAQQQLNEINLSLASSGTSGVLPSSESQINFETQDLFREDPDQANSYHSILDISQSHSSASFVTSSPNISKKSSSRKQTSGSTRFPTVAKRPITSTAATRTITRTPTEGRSSPAQVQPGSSSRSNTRHSPPLQGARVSKEKATTVLSVRTESPVANQIPLAVVVEKYVCTDKVEWRKEMLRQNMVTHALLRDLILQKRLISKVLQTFLTRFTQKVEKEVKLPLNQFEEIEALNTALLDMELSVSLCAIQIDKLCLLKTELLICKSLFVSLLSAQLPHKIQWKKRGQDRRPGFGHLTNFVAVFGVVVMAIFETHKKQTNISKIITAVQTARRFHAAQYQKYLNTDDEANDEDVGGEGERPRVDVQTISEIESRVNQILKSLEVYSDTQA; this is translated from the exons ATGCCTATGCCGAGAATTCTGCATAGG TACGGTAGCTCTTTCAACAAAGGGGAATTCCAAGGGATTTATCCTTCCTTGGCTTTGGAACCTGGTCCTATCAATTATCCCCTCCTGTTTCAAGTGGTCTCAAATCAGCAGCCTGACTATCTTGGCAAGCCAACTGAGCTGCTTTACATGATCCCGGAGAACTGGATGGACAATCGTTGCCAATTCTTCTTGTACCCGCCACCTGATTTCACCGTTCTGGGACTGCCACCATGGAGTTGGGGTCTGATCAATTACAAACGACGGCGCTATCCAGAACAACAATTTGTGGAATACGATATTATGGACACCATCACTGAAAACGGCCCCG TGTCTTTTGAGGAAGCCCAGCAACAGCtcaatgaaataaatttaagtCTAGCTTCATCAGGAACATCAGGGGTGTTGCCTAGTTCGGAATCtcaaatcaattttgaaaCTCAAGATCTGTTTCGTGAGGACCCTG ATCAGGCCAATTCATATCATAGCATCCTGGATATATCACAGTCACATTCCTCAGCCTCATTTGTGACTAGTTCCCCCAACATCTCTAAAAAGTCAAGCTCGAGAAAACAAACATCTGGTAGCACTCGATTTCCGACGGTTGCAAAGAGACCCATTACGTCAACAGCCGCGACTCGGA CAATTACCAGGACCCCCACTGAAGGAAGAAGCTCACCAGCCCAAGTGCAGCCTGGTTCCAGTAGCAGATCTAACACACGTCACAGTCCACCTTTACAAGGGGCAAGGGTCAGTAAAGAGAAAGCAACGACCGTTTTGTCTGTTAGAACCGAGTCTCCCGTTGCCAACCAAATCCCACTGGCCGTAGTAGTAGAAAAATATGTTTGCACTGACAAAGTTGaatggagaaaagaaatgttgcGACAGAATATGGTAACACACGCTCTCCTTAGAGATTTGATCCTCCAAAAGCGACTTATTTCAAAAGTGCTGCAAACATTCTTGACACGGTTCACTCAAAAAGTAGAAAAGGAAGTTAAGTTGCCCCTTAATCAATTTGAGGAAATTGAAGCGTTAAATACTGCTCTATTGGATATGGAACTCAGCGTAAGCCTC TGTGCAATCCAAATTGATAAGTTATGTTTGTTGAAAACGGAACTTCTGATTTGCAAATCACTTTTTGTCTCTCTTCTTTCTGCCCAACTGCCCCACAAAATCCaatggaaaaaaagaggacaagaCCGACGTCCTGGATTTGGACATTTAACCAATTTCGTCGCCGTATTTGGAG ttgTGGTCATGGCCATTTTTGAAACTCATAAGAAGCAAACAAACATCAGCAAGATTATTACAGCAGTGCAAACTGCGCGTAGGTTCCATGCAGCTCAATACCAGAAATACCTGAATACCGACGACGAAGCAAATGACGAAGATGTCGGTGGCGAAGGTGAACGTCCAAGGGTTGATGTGCAGACTATATCAGAAATTGAATCACGAGTGAATCAGATTCTAAAATCTCTGGAAGTGTATTCTGACACACAAGCCTAA
- the LOC123470477 gene encoding LOW QUALITY PROTEIN: BTB/POZ domain-containing protein KCTD3-like (The sequence of the model RefSeq protein was modified relative to this genomic sequence to represent the inferred CDS: substituted 2 bases at 2 genomic stop codons) has protein sequence MFVYHRQYRGRHFGANYWLPHHLSKVSVPVHDRALRIQWLDGIPKCHCWVPHPGTNPQVFLQLYSVAEKRIEVEVDQVFSTSRQTLTWIPDTFFTSLLSGRIGTLVDDRGPIFIDRDPTVFTHVLNYLHTKEIHLTEGIGMRGLVHEAEFYGITPLTQQLKLVQELEHSSCGDVLYYECLNPPSVPFPVIRTNEDGEANLAGDGLEQQQQNCNTPRQSTLDVSRTLVPPRVSSSSRNGHVVMNRTHSRSSSLDLRLNSLRRQEGGIGAGSHNHLAAWFGGLHVRSSIDPLRVNLIKAHHNWILISYAHMITCHKCKGAGGWHLVFTSPWMDNQIDRVALNARMTSSGGQNQAPNSSSNSFETEMVALASGTTIRLLAIADDGQRNDIGTFNIHVLVESLFFIDSQVVALSRPPVGKIGVWHSMTRHWKIQDVTAVSSYDTAGSLLLLGCCNGSICFIDVQKFPLRMKDNDLVTELYRNPMPEAITSISVYLTPKTNHIGVFGSWIQIAYETSSGTMRMIVQYPETVGHGPQLFQTFIIHRSPINKVEXFXIAISEKYLVSVCSEYNHVRTWSVTRFRGMISTQPGSTLEQHNMLLLLEENTTAFMYSNCSTNEKLLSSEVLSQIILA, from the exons ATGTTTGTGTATCACAGGCAATATCGTGGACGTCATTTTGGTGCAAATTATTGGCTTCCTCATCATCTATCT AAAGTATCTGTACCAGTTCATGATCGAGCACTTCGGATTCAATGGCTGGATG GTATCCCCAAATGTCATTGCTGGGTACCCCATCCTGGCACCAACCCTCAAGTATTTTTGCAGCTTTATAGCGTAGCCGAGAAGCGTATTGAGGTTGAAGTTGATCAAGT ATTTAGTACTTCCAGACAAACCTTAACGTGGATTCCAGATACTTTCTTTACCTCACTGTTAAGTGGCAGGATTGGCACACTAGTGGATGACAGGGGACCCATTTTCATTGACAGAGATCCCACTGTATTCACCCATGTTTTGAATTATCTTCATACAAAAGAAATCCATTTGACTGAAGGAATTGGAATGAGAGGACTTGTGCATGAAGCTGAGTTCTATGGAATCACTCCACTCACTCAACAGTTGAAATTAGTTCAAGAACTGGAGCATTCTTCTTGTGGCGATGTACTTTACTATGAATGCCTGAATCCACCAA gTGTCCCATTTCCAGTTATAAGAACTAATGAAGATGGGGAAGCTAATCTTGCAGGTGATGGAttggaacaacaacaacagaattGTAATACACCAAGACAATCTACCTTAGATGTCAGCAGAACATTGGTGCCCCCAAGGGTCAGCAGTAGTTCAAGAAATGGCCATGTTGTGATGAACAG GACGCATTCCCGTTCGTCATCCCTTGATTTACGATTGAACTCTTTACGGAGACAAGAGGGTGGAATAGGAGCCGGTTCCCACAATCATTTGGCAGCGTGGTTCGGAGGTTTGCAtg TTCGCTCTTCCATCGATCCTCTACGAGTAAATCTCATCAAAGCTCATCACAATTGGATCTTGATTTCCTACGCTCATATGATCACTTGCCACAA ATGTAAAGGTGCTGGAGGTTGGCATCTTGTTTTTACCAGCCCTTGGATGGATAATCAAATTGACCGGGTGGCCTTAAATGCGCGCATGACAAGCAGTGGGGGTCAAAATCAGGCACCCAATTCCTCGTCCAATTCCTTCGAAACTGAAATGGTCGCTTTGGCTTCAGGGACCACCATCCGACTATTGGCGATCGCCGATGATGGACAGCGGAATGATATAG GAACCTTCAACATACACGTCTTGGTAGaatctctatttttcattgatAGCCAAGTAGTGGCTCTTTCTCGCCCACCCGTCGGCAAAATTGGAGTTTGGCATTCCATGACTCGGCATTGGAAAATTCAGGACGTCACCGCAGTTTCATCGTACGATACAGCTGGGTCTTTACTTCTTCTAGGATGCTGCAACGGGTCTATATGTTTCATAG ACGTGCAAAAATTCCCACTGAGAATGAAGGATAATGATCTTGTAACTGAGTTGTATCGCAACCCAATGCCAGAGGCCATCACTTCCATCTCGGTTTATCTGACTCCTAAAACGA ATCACATAGGCGTGTTCGGCAGTTGGATTCAAATCGCCTACGAAACTAGTTCAGGAACTATGAGAATGATAGTACAGTATCCCGAAACAGTGGGTCATGGACCTCAACTCTTTCAGACTTTCATCATACACCGTTCGCCTATCAATAAAGTAGAATAATTTTGAATT GCTATTTCTGAGAAATACTTAGTCTCCGTTTGTAGCGAGTATAACCACGTCCGGACATGGAGCGTCACTCGATTCAGAGGAATGATTTCTACTCAACCCGGATCCACCCTGGAGCAGCACAACATGCTACTCTTG ttAGAAGAAAACACCACGGCCTTTATGTATAGTAATTGTAGTACAAACGAAAAATTACTAAGTTCAGAAGTTTTAAGTCAGATAATTTTAGCTTAA